In Saccharicrinis carchari, one genomic interval encodes:
- a CDS encoding endonuclease/exonuclease/phosphatase family protein, with the protein MMTIFQDPFSLSRIITFILAIVTISATFASRLKWDDWWIRAFDFPRIQISALLLITLMLTAWVYDFSELWHFFLLFLLLCSLAYQAYRIYPYTLLAPKQVLSVQNQIIEPEKDNTVSVLVSNVLTPNRQSHRLLEVVRKKNPDILLTLESDKWWEDKLNVLEPDYPYTVKVPLDNLYGMHLYSRLELIDAEVNYLVESDVPSIETTVKLKSGKTIRLFCLHPAPPSPSQNETSAERDAELLMVANKLDADNETILVMGDLNDVAWSRTTSLFLKMSGLLDPRRGRGFFNTFHAGHLLLRWPLDHIFHSNDFKLIAMERQKNIGSDHFPIYSKLLYSSKAQYAQNTTDSPSTEEKEEAVEKIKKGTEG; encoded by the coding sequence ATGATGACTATATTTCAGGATCCGTTTAGCCTTAGCCGAATTATCACCTTTATCCTTGCTATAGTTACAATTTCGGCTACTTTTGCATCCCGCTTAAAATGGGATGATTGGTGGATAAGAGCATTCGATTTTCCACGTATTCAAATAAGTGCCTTGCTGCTTATTACTCTCATGTTAACAGCGTGGGTTTACGATTTCTCCGAACTATGGCATTTCTTCCTGTTGTTTCTGTTGTTGTGCAGTTTGGCTTATCAGGCATACCGTATTTACCCATATACGTTGTTAGCGCCTAAACAGGTGCTTAGTGTTCAAAACCAGATAATTGAGCCGGAGAAGGATAACACCGTTTCGGTATTGGTGAGTAATGTGCTAACCCCCAATAGGCAGTCGCATCGTCTGTTGGAGGTGGTGCGAAAAAAAAATCCAGATATACTGCTCACGCTCGAATCGGACAAGTGGTGGGAAGACAAGTTGAATGTTTTAGAGCCGGATTATCCCTATACGGTAAAAGTGCCTTTGGATAACCTTTATGGCATGCATTTGTATTCGCGCCTGGAGCTGATAGATGCCGAGGTGAACTATTTGGTTGAATCGGATGTGCCTTCTATTGAAACAACGGTGAAGTTAAAATCGGGAAAAACAATCCGGCTGTTTTGTCTGCATCCCGCACCCCCCAGCCCTTCGCAAAACGAAACGTCAGCCGAGCGCGATGCCGAACTACTTATGGTAGCCAATAAGTTAGATGCCGACAACGAAACCATTTTGGTGATGGGCGATCTCAACGATGTGGCCTGGTCGCGCACAACCAGCTTATTCCTTAAAATGAGTGGACTACTCGATCCGAGAAGAGGACGTGGTTTTTTCAATACTTTTCATGCCGGTCATCTGCTGTTGCGTTGGCCTTTAGATCATATCTTTCATAGCAATGACTTTAAGCTGATTGCCATGGAACGCCAAAAAAACATTGGTTCCGATCATTTTCCCATATACAGCAAATTGTTATACAGTTCTAAAGCTCAATATGCACAAAATACAACAGATAGTCCCAGTACAGAGGAGAAGGAAGAAGCTGTTGAAAAAATTAAAAAAGGAACGGAGGGTTAA
- a CDS encoding B3/B4 domain-containing protein, producing MSNNKKVKELMAIISIQSEIKNILPQIQLAGLEASVAIAPTSPDQGVWIRKQIEKLQVKLSPETIRQTPNVKATKDAYRALGKDPNRYRPAAEALMRRIANGKGLYEILNAVDVLNYISIKTGFSICGYDASQIVGNISLGIGKAKEPYEGIGRGELNIERLPVFRDAVGAFGTPTSDSTRTMINHKTNKIIFIYIGFNAKDELEEALTETTALLVKYADATDVSTFFI from the coding sequence TTGTCCAACAATAAAAAAGTAAAGGAACTCATGGCGATAATAAGCATACAGTCCGAAATAAAAAATATTTTACCACAAATACAGTTGGCCGGATTGGAGGCTTCGGTAGCTATAGCGCCCACTTCACCAGATCAAGGCGTTTGGATCCGAAAACAGATTGAAAAACTACAAGTAAAACTAAGTCCTGAAACCATAAGGCAAACACCAAACGTAAAGGCCACCAAAGATGCCTACCGGGCTCTCGGTAAAGACCCCAACCGGTATCGTCCTGCCGCCGAAGCGCTCATGCGCAGGATTGCCAATGGCAAGGGATTATATGAGATATTGAATGCTGTGGATGTATTAAATTACATTTCTATTAAAACAGGATTTTCGATTTGTGGATACGATGCCAGTCAAATTGTAGGCAACATATCCCTGGGCATTGGAAAAGCAAAAGAACCTTATGAGGGAATAGGTAGGGGTGAGCTGAACATTGAGCGGCTGCCTGTATTCAGGGATGCCGTGGGTGCCTTTGGTACACCCACAAGCGATTCTACCCGAACCATGATAAACCATAAAACAAATAAAATTATATTTATTTATATTGGCTTTAATGCCAAAGATGAACTTGAAGAAGCCCTGACCGAAACCACCGCCTTGTTGGTGAAATATGCCGATGCCACAGATGTAAGCACATTTTTTATATAG
- a CDS encoding HAD family hydrolase, protein MIGKDIIPDDLKCVIFDMDGVLYDSMKNHEITWRKSFQSEGIDFPGYEAYMHEGRPGHETIAYVFKEYVKKEATQEDKDRVYNEKVRLMSKMPAAEKMPMVKELINLLREREISIWVVTGSKQPTLLNRLSQDFEIAPSHIVSARDVTQGKPHPQPYLMAIQGSGFIASQCMVVENAPLGVRSSKAAGITTIAVNTGVLKDEVLSNEGADIVLPDTRSLYAYMVAHFKTG, encoded by the coding sequence ATGATAGGTAAAGATATAATTCCCGATGATTTAAAATGTGTGATATTTGATATGGATGGCGTTCTGTACGATTCGATGAAAAACCATGAGATAACATGGCGGAAATCGTTTCAGAGCGAGGGTATCGACTTTCCGGGATACGAGGCCTATATGCATGAGGGCAGACCCGGACACGAAACCATAGCTTATGTGTTTAAAGAATATGTAAAGAAAGAGGCTACGCAGGAGGACAAAGATAGGGTGTATAACGAAAAAGTACGCCTGATGTCCAAAATGCCGGCTGCAGAAAAAATGCCCATGGTAAAAGAGCTCATAAATTTGTTACGGGAGAGGGAAATAAGTATTTGGGTAGTGACCGGCTCAAAGCAGCCTACCTTATTGAACAGGTTGAGTCAGGATTTTGAGATAGCGCCAAGCCATATCGTAAGTGCCAGGGATGTAACCCAAGGCAAACCACATCCCCAGCCCTATTTAATGGCTATACAGGGTTCAGGTTTTATTGCTTCGCAATGTATGGTGGTGGAGAATGCGCCTTTGGGAGTGCGATCGTCAAAAGCTGCAGGTATAACTACTATTGCTGTTAATACGGGTGTATTAAAAGATGAGGTATTAAGCAATGAAGGTGCCGACATAGTACTACCCGATACAAGAAGTTTATATGCCTATATGGTGGCTCATTTTAAGACAGGATAA
- a CDS encoding secondary thiamine-phosphate synthase enzyme YjbQ produces the protein MIQQIQLRLPEKQRGFHLITSYIESHLNLPETGLLNLFVQHTSAGLTINENADPSVRVDFETILNTMVPENRPEYTHTLEGSDDMPSHIKSSLVGCSLNIPITKGRLNMGTWQGIYLCEFRNHGGHRNILATIYS, from the coding sequence ATGATACAACAAATACAACTTCGGTTGCCCGAAAAACAAAGGGGCTTTCATCTCATAACTTCCTACATCGAATCGCACCTGAACTTGCCCGAAACCGGCTTATTGAACCTTTTTGTCCAGCACACCTCGGCGGGGCTTACAATTAACGAAAATGCCGACCCCTCGGTACGCGTTGATTTTGAAACCATCCTTAACACCATGGTACCCGAAAACAGACCGGAATATACGCATACGCTCGAGGGGAGCGATGACATGCCATCACACATAAAATCGAGTTTGGTGGGCTGCTCCTTGAATATTCCCATCACCAAAGGACGACTAAATATGGGCACCTGGCAAGGCATTTATTTGTGTGAGTTCAGAAATCATGGAGGACACCGTAATATATTGGCTACTATTTATTCGTAG
- a CDS encoding arsenate reductase/protein-tyrosine-phosphatase family protein → MKKILIYTERNAARSQMLQGWLNYYLKGQAKVFCAGTNIEPVHMLAQKAMMESVIDISKNTSSNISDYKQHRFDYVIVADHSSPDDLVWTHEPGEIICHPFKDPRLAEGTDQEKLLAYREICNEIEDYAMVFAMKHFDIMQ, encoded by the coding sequence ATGAAAAAAATTTTAATCTACACCGAAAGAAACGCAGCACGTTCGCAAATGCTGCAAGGATGGCTGAATTATTATTTGAAGGGCCAGGCCAAGGTGTTCTGTGCCGGAACCAATATCGAACCCGTGCACATGCTGGCTCAGAAAGCCATGATGGAATCTGTTATCGATATCAGCAAAAACACTTCGTCCAATATTTCAGATTATAAGCAGCACAGATTTGACTATGTGATTGTTGCCGATCACTCATCGCCCGATGATTTAGTATGGACGCACGAACCGGGCGAAATAATCTGCCATCCGTTTAAAGATCCACGCTTGGCCGAAGGAACCGACCAGGAAAAATTGTTGGCCTACCGGGAGATATGCAACGAGATTGAAGATTACGCCATGGTTTTTGCCATGAAGCATTTTGATATCATGCAATAA
- a CDS encoding NAD(P)-dependent oxidoreductase, translating into MKKKILIMAQIPSDGFDSLSDQFQVIIPKGDAMSEKEIEEHIETVDAIVSVFGHALSNQLIDRAKKLKLIANFGVGYDNIDIDYARKKGITVTNTPDPVTEPTAELAMGLMVAAARQIGKMNNQLRSPEGVQTGVMKNLSTTLYGKTLGIIGMGAIGQALARRALAFGMHIVYHNRKQLSPDIEEEYQATKVSLEVLLKSADVVSLNTPLTPETHHLMGAAQFKAMKNTAIVINTARGSVINEPELIAALKNKEIAGAGLDVYENEPHIPKELLAMDNAVLTPHVGTATQETREEMSRFISDIIDQFFLGTLKKYIVN; encoded by the coding sequence ATGAAGAAAAAAATACTGATAATGGCGCAAATACCCAGCGATGGTTTTGACAGCCTAAGCGATCAATTCCAGGTTATCATTCCCAAAGGGGATGCGATGAGCGAGAAGGAAATTGAAGAACACATTGAAACAGTGGATGCCATCGTTTCGGTGTTCGGGCATGCACTGAGCAATCAGCTTATCGACAGGGCGAAAAAACTGAAGCTGATAGCCAATTTTGGGGTGGGCTATGATAATATCGATATCGATTATGCCCGCAAAAAAGGCATCACCGTTACCAATACGCCCGACCCGGTAACCGAGCCCACGGCAGAGCTGGCCATGGGGCTGATGGTGGCAGCGGCCCGGCAAATAGGTAAGATGAATAACCAACTCCGAAGCCCCGAAGGCGTGCAAACCGGGGTGATGAAAAACCTGAGTACTACCCTTTATGGAAAAACGCTGGGCATCATCGGCATGGGGGCCATAGGTCAGGCATTGGCTCGGCGGGCATTGGCCTTTGGCATGCACATCGTTTATCACAATCGCAAACAACTGAGTCCCGATATTGAAGAGGAATATCAGGCTACTAAAGTGTCCTTGGAAGTATTACTTAAATCGGCCGATGTGGTTTCGCTGAACACCCCCTTGACACCGGAAACCCATCATCTGATGGGCGCTGCGCAATTCAAGGCTATGAAAAACACGGCCATCGTAATTAACACGGCACGGGGAAGCGTTATCAACGAGCCCGAACTTATAGCGGCATTAAAAAACAAGGAGATAGCTGGTGCCGGATTGGACGTGTATGAAAACGAACCCCACATCCCCAAGGAACTGCTGGCCATGGACAATGCGGTACTAACGCCCCATGTGGGCACTGCCACGCAGGAAACGCGTGAGGAAATGAGCAGATTCATCAGCGATATTATTGATCAGTTTTTCCTCGGGACACTGAAGAAGTATATTGTGAATTGA